In the genome of Candidatus Thorarchaeota archaeon, the window ACGCTCTGAATCTGCTTCGCGATGAACTGGGGTGCTCATTCACGGCTCACCTCCCACTATGGTCGACAGAACCTTCAAGCTTCAATGAGCATATTCGTGAAGCCAGTGTTGAAAGCACAGTCAGTTCGATTAAGTTGGCTGAACCACTGGAACCAGAAACGTATGTCTTCCACTCGACTGGCGCTCTTGCTGCAGAGTTCTCTCGTCTGAACCTACCCAAGAACATACGGATGCTGATTTGTGGATATATGGCGACACATGCAGCCAGAAGCATCGAGGAGATAGTCACAAGGACTGAGATTGACCCTAGACGTCTGGCCTTGGAGAACGTAGAGTTTCCATTCGAAGTCACGAGATTGATTGTGGACGAATACAACACAAGCATATGCTTTGACACAGGACATCTATTGACTCACTACTCGGGCACTGAGAGCGTGTGCGACTTCTACACTGCCAACAGGGACAGAATAAGAGAGATACATCTTCATGATGGCAGCTGCAGAGAACGAGAGGGACTGGTCGAACACAGAGACCACATTGCATTAGGGCTTGGAGAACTGCCGATACGGGAGTTCTTTACGAAACTCCTAAGAGACAAGTACAATGGTCCACTAGTCTTCGAGCTTACTGCAGATGAAGCAAGAGCGTCGCTGGAAGCAATCAGGTCGGTTGTGCCGGAAGTCTTTCAGCTGACAGGACACTGATTTGAGGAACAATGGTGGGCCCGGTGCGCTTCGATCGCACGGCCTCCGCCTTATCAGAGCGGCGCAATAAGTGCCCAAGACTCCTGAGAGTCGTTCCAGGCTATGCAACGGGCCCTTGGCTGTGAAGCAGTCTGGGCCCTGTTGCTGATAAAAAGATTGTGAATGTGGGAAACTCATAGAGTGAGCTTGAATGTGTACTCGTCGTCCTGAATGCTTAGCTTGCTCTCGACAATCTTCCCAGTCTTGTGGAGGAAGCGAATCATCGGCTGATTGCGCGGATGCACATAGGCAACGAATGCCTTTACACCCTTGCTCTTCGCAATCCTCATGAGGATTGACAACATGAAGGAGCCAATACCCCTGTTCTGGTACTCATCGCGGACAAGTAATGCGAACTCCGCCTCATTTGTGCTCCTGTTCAGGAGGTACCTGCCTGCACCTATGATCTGTTCCGTTTCAGAGGACTTGTCAGGTCTGATAACTGCTACAATGCTGATGTCTCGAGACTGATCAACATTGTAGAAGTCCTGCAGTGTCTGTCGTCGGAGGCTCCTGAGTGGGGTGAGAAAACGGAAATAGATAGACTCCTCAGAGAGGTCATAGAACAGGTCCTTGATTCGGTCAGAGTCATCCGGCCGGATGAGCCGGAAGTGTACTTCTACAGGTCCATCGGGGCCCTTGAAGGTTTCTTGGGTTTCATACTCGCTGGCGAAATACGTGCCCTGCACTAGGAAGGGGACTTGGTCCTCGAACACGTACTTCATCTTCTTGGCCGCGTCCAGCAGCTCATTCCGAAACTTGGGATGTGCAATAGCAATCAGAGACAACACACGTTCTCGGATGGTCTTCCCATG includes:
- a CDS encoding sugar phosphate isomerase/epimerase, which produces MRFGIVPLEFGPAVERIVSGGVPDFSRFSVTDAVRDAMNMEHISVIELTMDIEHVIPGALTTTTIDALNLLRDELGCSFTAHLPLWSTEPSSFNEHIREASVESTVSSIKLAEPLEPETYVFHSTGALAAEFSRLNLPKNIRMLICGYMATHAARSIEEIVTRTEIDPRRLALENVEFPFEVTRLIVDEYNTSICFDTGHLLTHYSGTESVCDFYTANRDRIREIHLHDGSCREREGLVEHRDHIALGLGELPIREFFTKLLRDKYNGPLVFELTADEARASLEAIRSVVPEVFQLTGH